GGCTGTAACCGGACGGATTTTGCGGAAAATTCAAGAGAAGCCGTACCGAACCGCGGGCGGCCGCTTCTTTTTTGACTGCATTTTCGAGCGCCGTCATATCGATTTTTTTTCCGTCAAAAAAATTGAATCGATGCAGTTCCGCCCCTCGCCGCGCTTCGGTGATGAGCGCATAGTTGTCCCATGACGGATCCGGCGCAACCAGCGGTTTCGCCTCGTCTATAAACAGGTCTGCGATATAGGAAATGCCTGCGGTAAGTCCCGGTACGACGACGGGAAGCGATATCTTTTTCGTTTTTAAAAGCGGGTTTTTATCGATTATCTGTTTTTGCCAAATCGTGCGAAATTCTTTTTGTCCCGCCGTCGGCGCGTACGCGACGAGGGAACGCGCATCGAAGGACGGAACGCTTTTTTGAACGGACGGAAGAATCGCCGGTATTCCGTGAATGATCGTCATGCCGATCGTCCCGTTCGCTTTGGAGGCGCCCTTTTTCGCTTCTTCGCTCTGTGCGATTATCCCTTTCGGAAAATACATCCTCAAGCCTTCTTCGGAAAGCAATGCGCCGGCGACGGAATCTGCCAATCGTTCGTTTAATTCTTGTGCTAAAGGGTTCAACATGATAAAATAGATTATTCTGAAATACGGTGAGATTGTCAATTATAATAATGTATGCAGGCTTTGAGGTTGTCAGATGGAAAAACACAGTGCGGGCGAAGCAGAACTCGCAGCAAGCCGCGCCCTTATCGAATCGTGCCGTACGGAAGCCCATAAGCGTCTTATCGGTCAGGATGTGCTGTTCGACGGTATTATGACGGCTTTTATCGCAGGCGGACACGTGCTGCTCGAAGGCGTGCCCGGACTTGCAAAGACGCTCGCCGTCAAAACCTTTGCGCAAATTTCGGGATTGGATTTTAAACGCATTCAATTTACGCCCGACTTGCTTCCCGCCGATGTTTCCGGCACGCTTATCTATGAGCAGGGAAAGGGCACTTTTTCCGTGCGCAAGGGGCCGGTGTTTGCGAACGTCGTGCTCGCCGACGAGATAAATCGCGCAAGTGCGAAAGTGCAGTCCGCCATGCTCGAAGCGATGGAAGAGCGGCAAGTGACGATCGGCGAAACGTCGTATGCGCTGCCTGAACCGTTTTTCGTACTCGCGACGCAAAACCCTATCGAACAGGAAGGTACGTACAATTTACCCGAAGCGGAGCTCGATCGCTTTTTGCTGAAGATCGTCGTGCCCTATCCGAAAGCCGAAGAGGAGTTCGCGGTCGTGAAGACGGGAGGTACGGCTTCTTCCGTTCCCGTTCGGAAAATTTTGAGTTCGAGCGATATCGCCGCGCTTCGAAAATTGCTTTCGAAAATCGTGTGCGACGATGCGCTTATCGAATACATCGTTTCGCTTATATCGGTGACTCGTCCTTCTCCCGATAAAAAAGCGTCCGAACACGACATTACGCGCTATATCGCATTCGGCGCTTCTCCGCGCGCAGGGATCGCGCTTTTACAGTGTGCAAAAGCGGCCGCGCTCTTTCAAGGGCGGTCGTTTGTGCTGCCCGAAGACGTCAAGCTTGCGGCTCCCGCCGTTATGCGTCACCGTCTCGTGCTATCCTACGAAGCCGCAGCGGATTCCGTCACCGCCGATGAAATCATTTCCCGCATCCTCGATTTCGTTCCGGTTCCCTAGCGATGAAACACCTGCTCGCCGTCAACAGAGAAACGCTCGCAAAACAGGCGGCGCTGCTCCGTCTTACCGCCGCCTCTCTCGCCGCCGGTTTTAAAACCGGCTCTTTCCGTTCGCTGTTCCGCGGACAGGGAATCGAATTCAGCGGCGTGCGTGAATATCTTCGCGGCGACGACGTGCGCGCCATCGACTGGAACGTTACCGCGCGCATGGGAAAGCCCTACGTAAAGCTTTTTGAAGAAGAGAGAGAACTTCAGATCTTTATCGTTGTCGATCGTTCCCGCTCGATGTTTTCCGGCACGGGGAGCAAAACGCGCTACCGTACCGCAGCCGAAGCGGCCTCTCTCGTCGCGATGGCGGCCGAGATAAACGCGAGCGGTATCGGCGCCGTTTTTTTCGACGGCGACATACAATTTTCATGCGCTCCCGAAAGCGGTCGGAAGCGGACGATGCTTTTGCTTGCGCGTCTCGATGAAGTCGACGAATACGGCGTCGCCGGTTCCGCACTCAAAAGCGCGCTCACGGGTGCGGGGAAATTATTAAAAAAAAGATCGCTCGTCTTTGTCTTTTCCGATTTTCGGACGACAGGATGGATTACATCGCTCGCTTCTCTCGCACAAAAAAACGACGTCATTGCGGTGCGTATAATCGACGAAAGCGATAATGAATTGCCGGAAATCGGGACGGTGCCCTTTATCGACGGCGAAACGGGTACGCGCCTCGTGCTTCCGTCTTCTTCGTCAGCCTTTCGAAATGCGTGGAGAAACGATAACCGCCGGAGAGTCGCGCACTGGCAGGAATCCTGTATCCGTCACGGCGCCGTTCCGCTTACGCTTTCAACCGACGATGAGGTCGTCCGCGTCCTTTCGAATTTTTTTTCGTATAAGGGGCGGGGACAATGAAAAAATTATTAATTCTTTTTTGCATTACGATATGTGTGTGTGCCGTCGGTTTTACCGAAGACGATACGACGCAGGTCGTCATGCCGAAAACGATCTATGTCGGCGACAGGGCCGAACTCAGCTACACATTCCGCTCCGCAGTCGATTTTTTTGCGGATATGAACGATAGCATTCTCTCACGAAAAATCCCGCTGAAGTCGCTTCCTTTTGAGACGGATACCGACGATTATACGATATTGGACGCGTCGCTTGAGCGGAACGGTCTTCTTTATACGTTTCGGCTTTTTTTTATCCCGTGGAATACCGGCTCCATCGATTTTCCGATGTTCGATATTTCCGCCGCCGTATACGGAGGCGCGGCGGCTCCCTTTATCATCGATGTACAGAGCGTCGAAGTTTCGTCGATTCTGCAGGATCAGGACGAAGCTCAGCTGCGCGCAAGTATGGGACCGCTCCTGCTTCCCGGCACGATGTATGCGCTTTATTTTGCGGCTCTCCTTTCGGTTATCCTTTTGATCGTAATCTTCAGACTCGTCGTAAAACGAGAGTCCGTGCGCGATGCGTATAAGACGTGGAAACTTCTTCGGCTGTATGCCAAAAACGCAAAAGAATTATACCGCAGCTTAAAACGGCTCGAACGTGCCGGGCAAAAAATCGACGATGCTGAATTCTGTACGGAGCTGCAGCAGCTTATCAGGCGCTACCTCGATTTCCGCTTCGGTTATCGATTCAGTGCCGTTTCGAGCCCCGCGATCATGGATACGTTTGAAAAGATTATGGCGGACGCGATGTCCGAAAAAACCCAATCCGGTGCCATGTCGCTTGCGGCGGTTTTGCGCCGTACCGATTACGTGCGTTATGCCCGCGGTTCCATCGATTCGAAAAAGGAACCTGCCGAAGAGTTTGCGGCGGATCTTAAGGCGGACGAACGCTCGTCCCTTATCAGAATCGTGCGCGATGCCGTCGAACGCTTCGAGGGAGACAATTGAAATGAGTGTATTGAAATTGATAATCGTCGATTTTAACCGGAGCGCCGCCTATGCCTGATTTCCGGAATCCCGCGGCATTTTTTTTACTGCTCTTTATTCCCGCTCTTTTTATATTGCGGGCGCTGGGAGTGTTTACTCGAATCGCGTTTCCGGCGACGCTTGCCGATTGGGGCGGAAAAACGTTCGAGTGGAAAGGGCGGCTGCGCAGTTTCGCTTCTCATGTTTCCCGCGTTTTCATTGTTGCGGCGTTCATCCTTGTCGTCGCCGCTCTCGCCGATCCGGTCTCTTATCGTCAGGAGCGCGTGTATACGTCGCGAGGGGCGGATATCCTTTTTGTCGTGGACACGAGTCCTTCCATGGCGGTAAAGGATATCGCAAATATGA
This Treponema socranskii subsp. buccale DNA region includes the following protein-coding sequences:
- a CDS encoding AAA family ATPase; amino-acid sequence: MEKHSAGEAELAASRALIESCRTEAHKRLIGQDVLFDGIMTAFIAGGHVLLEGVPGLAKTLAVKTFAQISGLDFKRIQFTPDLLPADVSGTLIYEQGKGTFSVRKGPVFANVVLADEINRASAKVQSAMLEAMEERQVTIGETSYALPEPFFVLATQNPIEQEGTYNLPEAELDRFLLKIVVPYPKAEEEFAVVKTGGTASSVPVRKILSSSDIAALRKLLSKIVCDDALIEYIVSLISVTRPSPDKKASEHDITRYIAFGASPRAGIALLQCAKAAALFQGRSFVLPEDVKLAAPAVMRHRLVLSYEAAADSVTADEIISRILDFVPVP
- a CDS encoding DUF58 domain-containing protein, producing MKHLLAVNRETLAKQAALLRLTAASLAAGFKTGSFRSLFRGQGIEFSGVREYLRGDDVRAIDWNVTARMGKPYVKLFEEERELQIFIVVDRSRSMFSGTGSKTRYRTAAEAASLVAMAAEINASGIGAVFFDGDIQFSCAPESGRKRTMLLLARLDEVDEYGVAGSALKSALTGAGKLLKKRSLVFVFSDFRTTGWITSLASLAQKNDVIAVRIIDESDNELPEIGTVPFIDGETGTRLVLPSSSSAFRNAWRNDNRRRVAHWQESCIRHGAVPLTLSTDDEVVRVLSNFFSYKGRGQ